TTTCCCTATAACGGTATTGGCTCCTGATGCTAATCGGATAGCGTTAGAACCTACTGAGGAGAAGATTGAAAAAAGGGATTGGGAGCTGCTCGACTTAAGTTACGACAGTACCTATACCACCCGCGATTTTGACAAATACACGCAAACGGTAAATTTTAGAAAAGATACCGCTCACGTTGCTCTTCGCGGAATCGACAACGGCATATATGCTGATTATTATTTTAAGCTGATCGACGGAGAGTGGTTTTTGGTTACCTTGGTGGAGTAAAAAAGCGTAAACTCAAAATTATTTCAACATTTCATCCCCAAAACTCAACGGCAGCAAACTCTTTATGCTGTTGACCACATAAATCCCATCATCACTGTACATCAATATTTTTATAGGCGCTTTGTACCGGGTTTCTGCTTCCAGCAGCACCTGCCTGCAGGCTCCGCAAGGAGTTACAACATCTTTGGTGAATCCTCCGTTGTGGTGTGCAGCAACGGCTATGGCTATGATTGTCTGATCGGGATAATTGGCGTTGGCAAAGAAAACAGCTGTCCGTTCGGCACATGTCCCCGACGGGTATGCCGCGTTTTCCTGATTGTTGCCCGTTATGACTTCTCCGTTTTCAAGTAGCAGTGCCGCCCCGACCTTGAAGTTGGAATAACGTGCATATGCATTTTTTGTGGCTTGTTTTGCTGCTTCGATCAGTTTTTTTTCCGTTTCGGTACATTCTTCTAAAAGATAAACGCTTATCTTTGTGGTTAAATTTATTTCTTTCATTCTGTTTGATTGAAATATGAAAATTATTTTTTTAATGAGTTTTCATTACAAATATAGATATATTTCAGTTCTTTCTCTCTTTTTGATTTGTTTATTTGCTCCCGGTTGGGTTTGGGGACAAAGCCGGTTAAGGGTTTACGAAGAATATATTGATAGTTACTCCGACATTGCCGTACGTCACATGAACGATTATAACATACCGGCCTCCATCACACTGGCACAGGGACTGCTGGAGTCGGGAGCGGGTATGAGCGACTTGGCGAGACGGTCAAACAATCATTTTGGTATTAAATGTCACCGCGGTTGGCGTGGAGAATCAGTGTATGCTGCAGACGACACTCCCAACGACTGTTTCAGAAAATACCGTAAAGTGGAAGATTCTTACGAAGACCATGCGCAATTTCTTACCGTTGGAGGCCGTTATCGGGAACTTTTTGAATTATCGGCCACCGATTACAAAGGATGGGCGCGAGGATTGCAAAAAACGGGATATGCAACCGACAGGGCTTATGCCAACAAGCTTATTAAGTTGATTGAAGATTACGAATTATATCGATTCGACAACAAAAATTATCGCAAAGGGATCACCCGGAGACAGCGAGAAGAAAACTTAGAGCAGGAAGTGGCACGGGCTAATTGGACGCATCAGCCTTATAAAACACACGGATTGGTTTATGTTATAGCTGTGAATGGCGATTCCTTTGCCGGAATTGCTCACGAATTCGGTTTCAAGGAGAGCGATTTGCTCAAATTCAATGAAGTACCCGAAGGTTTTCCGTTGAGTGAGGGCGACATCGTTTATTTCCAAAAGAAAAAACCGAGAGCCGACAAACCCTATTTTGAACACACGGTGCAAATAGGAGAGTCGATGTACAGCATTTCACAGAAATACGGCATCCAGCTTCGAAACTTATACAGGCTGAACAAAAAAAGTTACGAATATGTCCCCGAAGAAGGCGATGTGCTTAGGCTCAGGTAGTGTAAAATTCGACGTGAAAAATCTTGGCTCTAATGTCTTGGTCCTATAATTATAAACAACAGATGAAATCTAAAAATAAATAAAAATATGATATACAATACTCAGAAGAAAAAACTGGTTATGCCTGAATACGGGAGAAACATACAGA
This portion of the Petrimonas sulfuriphila genome encodes:
- the cdd gene encoding cytidine deaminase produces the protein MKEINLTTKISVYLLEECTETEKKLIEAAKQATKNAYARYSNFKVGAALLLENGEVITGNNQENAAYPSGTCAERTAVFFANANYPDQTIIAIAVAAHHNGGFTKDVVTPCGACRQVLLEAETRYKAPIKILMYSDDGIYVVNSIKSLLPLSFGDEMLK
- a CDS encoding DUF4348 domain-containing protein; this translates as MKINPVVVFLFFVFLFVNCSGNGKGNREQEGKDTAFAQKNRKQTRQEDFYQFLDKFNSKRIFQLERIIFPITVLAPDANRIALEPTEEKIEKRDWELLDLSYDSTYTTRDFDKYTQTVNFRKDTAHVALRGIDNGIYADYYFKLIDGEWFLVTLVE
- a CDS encoding glucosaminidase domain-containing protein, producing MKIIFLMSFHYKYRYISVLSLFLICLFAPGWVWGQSRLRVYEEYIDSYSDIAVRHMNDYNIPASITLAQGLLESGAGMSDLARRSNNHFGIKCHRGWRGESVYAADDTPNDCFRKYRKVEDSYEDHAQFLTVGGRYRELFELSATDYKGWARGLQKTGYATDRAYANKLIKLIEDYELYRFDNKNYRKGITRRQREENLEQEVARANWTHQPYKTHGLVYVIAVNGDSFAGIAHEFGFKESDLLKFNEVPEGFPLSEGDIVYFQKKKPRADKPYFEHTVQIGESMYSISQKYGIQLRNLYRLNKKSYEYVPEEGDVLRLR